One segment of Clavelina lepadiformis chromosome 2, kaClaLepa1.1, whole genome shotgun sequence DNA contains the following:
- the LOC143446879 gene encoding regulator of microtubule dynamics protein 2-like, with amino-acid sequence MSSIINLSDHSTLKQIGIGLTIFISGGLAGYAIFQYWPVNKQSRQRNAVGLTRQIQDLKQEIIVLKGALNDAVSNLRRELDGLKGAVSNKSSVRRSRSTHTAKSTQSTRTSGTYQTAWSGDDSASDDDFALPPDTIASSQGKNEVVDDLDAICAKSDILCEGTEEDQEEAMRILQDNEINHQESWQLLWRLARSHVNSYNSRDAYEERCCHATSALEYARRALQLKEDSSDVHKWYAISLGATTDFVGTKEKIEYGFELKEHIDRAIELDPNEPTLYFMKGRWCWGVYQLTWIERKLAATLFATPPSATIEDALESFLKAEDIQSGFYKANQFYIAKCYYEISEYTTAKKWLESASALPTTNKDDRDTQAEVEQFLAKF; translated from the exons ATGTCTTCCATCATAAACCTTTCTGATCATAGCACCCTGAAACAGATTGGCATTGGACTAACTATTTTTATCAGTGGCGGTTTGGCTGGATATGCAATTTTTCA ATATTGGCCTGTGAACAAACAGTCACGACAGAGAAATGCTGTGGGTCTCACCAGACAAATCCAAGATTTAAAGCAAGAAATAATTGTATTAAAGGGTGCATTAAATGATGCCGTATCAAACCTTCGGAGAGAACTAGATGGACTAAAAGGAGCAGtttccaataaaag ttCAGTGCGTCGAAGTCGATCAACGCACACAGCAAAGTCCACGCAATCAACAAGAACAAGCGGCACTTACCAGACGGCGTGGAGTGGAGATGACTCAGCATCCGATGATGATTTTGC TTTGCCACCTGACACAATTGCAAGCTCTCAAGGGAAGAATGAAGTGGTAGATGACCTTGATGCAATTTGCGCAAAATCTGACATCTTATGTGAGGGAACTGAAGAGGACCAAGAGGAGGCGATGAGGATTCTGCAAGATAATGAAATTAAC CATCAAGAATCATGGCAATTGCTTTGGCGCTTGGCTCGTTCCCACGTCAACTCTTATAATTCACGGGATGCATATGAAGAACGTTGTTGTCACGCTACCTCAGCGCTTGAGTATGCGAGAAGAGCGCTACAACTAAAGGAAGATTCCTCAGACGTTCACAAATG GTATGCTATAAGTCTGGGAGCAACAACCGACTTTGTTGGAACAAAAGAGAAGATAGAATACGGGTTTGAGCTTAAAGAACACATTGACCGTGCCATTGAACTTGATCCAAACGAACCGACCTTGTACTTTATGAAAGGAAGATGGTGTTGGG GTGTTTATCAGTTAACTTGGATTGAGCGCAAATTGGCCGCCACGTTGTTTGCCACTCCGCCTTCTGCCACAATTGAAGATGCTTTGGAGTCGTTTCTTAAAGCAGAAGACATCCAATCTGGCTTTTATAAAGCGAACcaattttatattgcaaag TGTTATTATGAAATAAGTGAGTATACGACGGCAAAGAAATGGCTTGAAAGTGCAAGTGCTCTTCCAACAACCAACAAAGATGACCGAGACACTCAAGCTGAAGTAGAGCAATTTTTagctaaattttaa
- the LOC143446880 gene encoding YEATS domain-containing protein 4-like, which yields MNSGVESGSRMKGVSIVKPIVYGNSARFFGKKREEDGHTHSWTVYLKPYHNEDISVYVKKIQFKLHESYANPIRVVTKPPYEVTETGWGEFEVVIKVFFHDPNDRPLTIYHPLKLFQTENNIILGTKNVISESYDEMIFQDPTVMMHSLLTTNRQLTLGAHKHETDFEEQEKSTIKQLNSAKQRIQTEIKELKERLNSSRENIKSFRDEIKKLEKEHEKMDIT from the coding sequence ATGAATAGCGGGGTCGAAAGTGGGTCTCGGATGAAAGGGGTTTCCATCGTGAAGCCAATTGTTTACGGAAATTCAGCCAGATTTTTTGGTAAGAAACGAGAAGAAGATGGCCATACTCATTCGTGGACTGTTTATTTGAAACCTTATCACAACGAAGACATTTCAGTGTATGTAAAGAAAATTCAGTTCAAACTTCACGAAAGTTACGCGAATCCTATTCGTGTTGTAACAAAGCCGCCTTATGAGGTCACAGAAACCGGTTGGGGCGAATTTGAAGTAGTTattaaagttttctttcatGACCCAAATGATCGTCCTCTGACAATATACCATCCCTTGAAACTCTTTCAGACTGAAAACAACATTATTTTGGGGACAAAGAATGTGATTTCGGAATCATACGATGAAATGATATTCCAGGATCCAACAGTGATGATGCATTCTCTTTTGACAACTAATAGACAGTTGACGTTAGGTGCCCATAAGCATGAGACTGATTTCGAAGAGCAAGAAAAAAGCACAATAAAGCAACTGAACTCCGCCAAGCAAAGGATCCAAACAGAAATAAAGGAACTTAAAGAACGTTTAAATTCTAGCAGagaaaacattaaaagttttcgtgatgaaataaaaaagcttgAGAAAGAACACGAAAAAATGGACATTACATAA
- the LOC143446398 gene encoding uncharacterized protein LOC143446398 isoform X2, producing the protein MKGLESLNCSRISDDVTSQSVQSGLPFTFEFPASIQAPFLYDDYPEQSHNDSYVYYQGGDNFSFSNGLRFMVLDLDKNLLLFNESYTDEGDVPSYMVDVIGENNSINYAVVVANSNGKCAAARIQLSIAPVENQTCEGSIETSKYVIDRKVERYDLTILDCEVPDRNQPHGNGGNYTYRWFHDCAGLPDNVVTSKAHELHIQNVDFGNSGVYTCAIEHNGEVVSYVHHRVCVKAPRLTAAQLRVQCSTDRIFAKIGSTAVLECHGSLPGVNTSPIFVNVSWKKKIDDGEYDGGHSMTCKNIWSDSALSEDDTNVKCSYDIEDVPCLSRSPSAEEQKSRAIQIKMRMFIEDVHESDFGAYEVTLSTLGRDSSSSGMVTLMKNEIPRLSNNAAVFASCLGALVFLLVAAASILLLYRHRAKIQRLSRKATREQEPVTETMSI; encoded by the exons ATGAAAG GACTCGAAAGCTTGAATTGCAGCCGAATCTCCGATGACGTAACCTCGCAATCGGTTCAGAGTGGGCTTCCCTTTACCTTTGAGTTTCCGGCATCGATTCAAGCTCCGTTCCTCTATGATGATTATCCCGAACAGAGCCATAACGATTCCTACGTGTATTATCAGGGCGGCGAcaatttcagtttttcaaaTGGACTGCGG tttatgGTTTTGGATTTGGATAAAAATCTTCTTCTTTTCAATGAAAGCTACACCGACGAAGGCGACGTTCCAAGTTATATGGTCGATGTCATAGGAGAAAACAATTCCATCAATTATGCGGTTGTAGTG GCCAACTCGAATGGAAAATGTGCGGCGGCTCGGATCCAGCTGAGCATAGCACCGGTAGAGAATCAAACCTGCGAAGGTTCCATTGAAACTTCGAAGTATGTGATTGACCGCAAAGTGGAACGCTACGATCTCACCATATTGGACTGCGAAG TTCCGGACCGTAACCAACCCCATGGAAACGGAGGCAATTACACGTACCGTTGGTTTCACGACTGCGCGGGCCTTCCAGACAACGTGGTGACTTCGAAAGCGCATGAG CTGCATATTCAAAATGTGGACTTTGGAAACTCTGGCGTCTACACATGCGCCATTGAGCATAACGGCGAGGTGGTGTCCTACGTCCATCACAGGGTTTGTGTGAAAG CTCCAAGACTGACAGCCGCCCAGCTCAGAGTCCAATGCTCCACCGACCGCATTTTCGCCAAAATTGGTAGCACGGCGGTCCTAGAATGTCACGGCAGCCTTCCCGGAGTAAATACGAGTCCTATTTTCGTGAATGTCAGCTGGAAGAAG AAAATTGACGACGGAGAATACGATGGCGGGCATTCGATGACGTGTAAGAACATTTGGTCGGACAGCGCTCTAAGCGAAGACGATACAAACGTCAAATGTTCCTA tgATATCGAAGATGTTCCCTGTTTATCCCGGAGTCCAAGCGCGGAAGAACAAAAATCCAGAGCAATCCAGATCAAAATGAGGATGTTTATAGA GGACGTCCACGAATCGGACTTCGGAGCCTACGAAGTCACGCTCTCGACGCTGGGACGCGACTCGTCCTCAAGCGGGATGGTGACTTTGATGAAGAACGAAATCCCGCGTCTAAGCAACAACGCCGCCGTCTTCGCGTCGTGCTTGGGTGCTTTAGTCTTCTTGCTCGTCGCAGCCGCATCGATCCTCCTCCTCTATCGTCATCGAGCCAAGATCCAGCGCTTGAGCCGGAAGGCTACCAGGGAGCAGGAGCCGGTCACTGAAACGATGAGTATTTGA
- the LOC143445930 gene encoding zinc finger HIT domain-containing protein 2-like: MDMLSLCFVCKKQKHRYTCPRCNIQYCSVDCYKHEKHASCSELFYRDCFVHELKARQVSDEEKQQVIAMMKKVEEQIPFEEYSQDESDDEFRSLEERLEGLDLENMKEEELDELWNRLTLEEQEDFKKFASSNPEFGMIRESFVHRPWEPWWMQHSSGLIAEMGAEEKDVPELPRILSNISALRSSLISGKTLSPLLPFNLVNVLFAYVFFQRLYNGSGASDLVEDFCESCLRSSDVLKENKTFSCAEESACSCMQRCVDVATAQELYVDNDFVTACLQDVSHLLVGPNPDSVDRYVCCALSELHTVFTEYHKNLKAIPSKAEPNIKNKRKSIFSAVKKLEFLLAWTSTYKEHLALLSVEISEIYKKRKCSDETHEQIQKEIEKEGVRVKPTEKSSKPLIVELN; this comes from the coding sequence ATGGATATGTTatctttgtgttttgtttgtaaaaagcAAAAGCATCGCTACACTTGCCCTCGATGCAATATTCAATACTGCAGTGTTGATTGTTACAAGCATGAAAAGCATGCGTCATGCTCGGAACTGTTCTACAGGGATTGCTTCGTTCATGAACTCAAAGCGCGACAAGTGTCGGACGAGGAAAAGCAACAGGTGATAGCGATGATGAAAAAAGTAGAAGAACAAATCCCTTTTGAAGAATACAGCCAGGATGAAAGTGATGATGAATTTAGGTCCCTTGAGGAGAGATTGGAAGGACTTGATCTTGAAAATATGAAGGAAGAAGAATTGGATGAATTATGGAACAGACTCACACTCGAAGAACAggaagattttaaaaagtttgcatcATCGAATCCGGAGTTTGGTATGATCAGAGAGAGTTTCGTGCACAGACCCTGGGAGCCTTGGTGGATGCAGCATTCATCTGGGTTAATTGCTGAAATGGGTGCAGAGGAAAAAGATGTACCAGAGTTACCCAGAATCCTTTCCAACATTTCCGCTTTAAGATCTTCACTAATTTCAGGAAAAACACTCTCACCACTACTTCCCTTCAACCTTGTCAACGTGCTCTTTGCGTATGTCTTCTTTCAACGCCTTTATAATGGTTCTGGAGCCTCAGACTTGGTTGAAGATTTTTGTGAATCTTGCTTGCGATCGTCCGACgttttgaaagaaaacaaaacattttcttgtgCTGAAGAATCGGCTTGCTCTTGTATGCAGCGTTGTGTTGATGTTGCTACAGCTCAAGAATTATACGTTGACAATGACTTTGTCACTGCCTGTTTGCAAGATGTCTCTCATTTACTAGTAGGTCCTAACCCCGATTCAGTAGATAGGTATGTGTGTTGTGCACTTTCAGAACTTCATACGGTATTTACTgaatatcacaaaaatttgaaGGCAATTCCATCAAAGGCGGAACCCAACATAAAGAATAAGCGAAAGTCTATATTTTCCGCCGTCAAGAAGCTTGAATTCCTGTTGGCTTGGACTTCAACTTACAAAGAGCACTTGGCATTATTATCTGTGGAAATTTCagaaatttataaaaagaGAAAATGTTCGGACGAGACTCAcgaacaaatacaaaaagaaataGAAAAGGAAGGCGTTAGGGTGAAACCCACGGAGAAATCATCAAAGCCTTTAATAGTTGAACTTAATTAA
- the LOC143445929 gene encoding uncharacterized protein LOC143445929, translating to MPRTPAFSKLEHEFLLKAISTGVRLDQRDMLEYRKIGISFGIDYGCCTVEIGETKVMAQVAAEMDRPRESRPSEGRLNVHVEMSTIAFPSFDPTKPGELGVGIQRMLERSIILSRAVDLEALCVRVGEKSWTIHLHVHVLSHDGNLIDCASIAAITALKHFRYPDVSVIGQDIVIHTMEEKHPIPLTVHHMPLYVSLAFFKGCERLAIDPTYLEEKVMDGKIILSINKHKELCSLQMNGQMNITKEQILRCTEIAAVRAKTLTELILNAIKTDTDDKKLGKTKSQTVSEKSKDNKDILKSELTVNSQTSEEIQIANMSINEDAVTDDAIKNGHNNKTEKPYWLTQHDRQTCSIGDGKVNAWSGDGAESSLGIFKALREDTEPEEKSEDENEDSEEEVVILDDSALET from the coding sequence ATGCCGCGCACTCCGGCATTTTCAAAGCTCGAACATGAATTTCTGCTTAAAGCGATCAGCACCGGTGTACGATTGGATCAACGTGACATGCTGGAATACAGAAAAATAGGGATTAGTTTTGGCATCGATTACGGTTGCTGCACGGTTGAAATCGGAGAAACAAAGGTAATGGCACAAGTCGCAGCTGAAATGGATCGTCCAAGGGAGAGTCGACCTAGCGAAGGACGCCTTAATGTTCACGTGGAAATGTCTACAATTGCATTCCCCAGTTTCGATCCAACTAAACCTGGTGAACTTGGGGTGGGGATTCAAAGAATGTTGGAAAGATCCATCATATTATCACGAGCTGTTGATTTAGAAGCACTTTGCGTGAGAGTCGGAGAGAAGTCTTGGACAATCCACCTCCATGTCCATGTTCTGAGTCACGATGGGAACTTGATAGATTGTGCCAGTATTGCTGCAATTACTGCCTTAAAACATTTCCGATATCCAGATGTTTCAGTAATCGGGCAAGATATTGTCATACATACTATGGAAGAAAAACACCCTATACCACTCACTGTTCATCATATGCCATTGTATGTGTCACTTGCGTTTTTTAAAGGTTGCGAACGCTTGGCAATTGATCCTACTTACCTTGAAGAAAAAGTAATGGACGGAAAAATTATTCTTTCAATTAACAAACATAAAGAATTATGTAGTTTGCAAATGAATGGACAGATGAATATCACAAAGGAGCAAATACTGAGATGCACCGAAATCGCTGCCGTCAGAGCTAAAACACTAACTGAACTTATCCTTAATGCTATTAAGACTGATACAGATGATAAAAAGCTGGGAAAAACCAAGTCACAAACTGTGTCAGAAAAAAGTAAAGATAATAAAGATATCTTAAAAAGTGAACTGACTGTTAATTCTCAGACAAGTGAAGAAATCCAAATTGCAAACATGTCTATAAATGAAGATGCAGTAACAGATGATGCAATAAAAAACGGGCATAATAATAAAACTGAGAAACCATACTGGCTCACACAGCACGACCGTCAAACGTGCAGTATTGGCGATGGCAAAGTGAATGCATGGAGTGGGGATGGAGCTGAAAGCAGTTTGGGGATCTTCAAAGCTCTGCGCGAGGACACAGAACCTGAAGAAAAGAGTGAAGATGAGAATGAAGACAGTGAAGAGGAAGTTGTGATTTTGGACGATTCAGCTTTGGAGACTTAA
- the LOC143445928 gene encoding ATP-dependent RNA helicase DDX24-like, whose product MNLSDSVKSINERSSWKAIPLAVGPNVPYFNDLVEFEELDSYDLVSAGQSPPVAPSIKKTKKASLKKKRQQKQKAKLRQVLLASNNNDEESLQPVTDSPDDKSSSNDADDAINSKPAKIKTRKRELKTENANETPKKVSKVEDTKKDMSHWDNLFVPEVVLKALSELDFLEPMEIQRQVLPVAIRDKRDVLGAAETGSGKTLAFGIPLIHNILADRESNSNQAQMEEAVHKECDSDYDEEDIFLGVDESITDTKSNVKTLPALILAPTRELAIQVSKHIKNVAKYTGLRAITIVGGMAPQKQVRQLKTKPDIVIATPGRLWELLETGHPYLSSLHRLSYLVIDEADRMLEKGHFEDLNKLFDIINAKEANKKRQTFVFSATLTTVHLGPSRTVFKGNNNNQETKSTKLNKLMKKIGIRKKPYVVDLTTKKVTAENLSEAKIFCEISEKDHYLFYFLKSHLGRTLVFTNSIDCIFRLTGVLEVLGCSPLHIHAKMQQRQRLKHLERFQTDPHAVMIASDVAARGLDIPDVKHVVHYQAPRTMETYIHRSGRSARSGKDGLSIMFVSPSEMNFYKRICRSLNKEDGLPLYMINESYMAAVKKRVNVAREIDKMAHKQKKVRLHNDWFTKNAEAMDLALDEDVIIDTTDAQDISDQINSKRQQLAALQKKPIFPKGFSGKFITQRGELFLPSLGADRPKKSKR is encoded by the exons ATGAATTTATCAGATTCTGTTAAAAGCATAAATGAACGATCCTCCTGGAAAGCGATCCCTCTTGCCGTTGGTCCCAATGTTCCCTACTTCAATGACCTCGTAGAATTTGAAGAACTGGACTCGTATGATCTG GTATCTGCAGGACAAAGCCCTCCAGTTGCCCCTTCCATTAAGAAGACGAAGAAAGCTTCGTTGAAAAAGAAGAgacaacaaaagcaaaaggCGAAACTTCGACAAGTTTTGCTGGCAAGTAACAACAACGATGAAGAAAGCTTACAACCTGTTACTGATTCTCCCGATGACAAATCTTCATCAAATGATGCTGATGATGCAATAAATAGTAAACCAGCCAAGATTAAAACCAGAAAGCGCGAGCTGAAAACTGAGAACGCAAATGAAACACCAAAGAAGGTATCAAAAGTTGAAGACACAAAGAAAGATATGTCACACTGGGATAATTTATTTGTACCCgaagttgttttgaaagctTTGTCAGAACTTGATTTTCTTGAACCGATGGAGATACAAAGACAG GTTTTACCAGTTGCAATCCGTGACAAGCGAGACGTACTGGGTGCTGCAGAAACAGGCAGTGGAAAAACACTAGCTTTCGGAATACCATTAATTCATAACATCTTGGCTGACAGAGAAAGCAATTCCAATCAAGCACAG ATGGAAGAGGCTGTCCATAAGGAGTGTGACAGTGATTATGATGAGGAGGATATTTTCCTTGGTGTTGACGAGTCGATAACTGACACAAAATCTAACGTGAAAACGCTCCCGGCTTTAATTCTGGCACCAACAAGGGAGTTGGCAATTCAG GTATCAAAACATATCAAGAATGTCGCAAAATACACCGGCTTGCGCGCTATTACAATCGTGGGTGGCATGGCTCCTCAAAAGCAAGTACGACAGCTGAAAACGAAACCCGATATAGTTATTGCAACACCGGGAAGATTATGGGAATTACTGGAGACAG GTCATCCCTACCTGTCATCTTTGCACAGACTTAGCTATCTGGTTATTGATGAAGCCGATCGAATGCTTGAAAAGGGCCACTTTGAAGATTTAAATAAGTTATTCGACATCATCAATGCCAAAGAAGCTAATaag AAACGTCAGACCTTTGTTTTCTCGGCGACGCTAACCACCGTTCATCTTGGTCCATCTCGAACAGTGTTTAAagggaataataataatcaagaGACAAAATCTACAAAACTCAATAAGTTGATGAAGAAAATTGGAATACGGAAAAAGCCCTATGTTGTCGATTTAACAACG aaaaaagtcaCTGCCGAAAACCTTTCagaagcaaaaatattttgtgaaatatcaGAAAAGGATCACTATCTTTTCTATTTTCTGAAATCACACCTCGGGAGAACACTG GTATTTACAAACAGCATCGACTGCATTTTTCGCTTAACTGGTGTTCTGGAAGTGCTTGGTTGCAGTCCGCTACATATTCATGCAAAAATGCAACAACGACAGCGATTAAAACATCTCGAAAGATTTCAAACTGATCCTCACGCTGTGATGATAGCCAGTGACGTTGCTGCAAGAG GCCTTGACATACCCGATGTGAAACATGTCGTTCACTACCAAGCTCCACGAACCATGGAAACCTACATCCATAGAAGTGGCAGATCTGCAAGATCAG GCAAAGACGGACTAAGCATTATGTTTGTCAGCCCAAGTGAGATGAACTTCTACAAACGTATCTGCCGATCCTTGAATAAAGAAGACGGCCTTCCCTTATATATGATTAATGAAAGCTACATGGCAGCCGTGAAAAAGAGAGTCAATGTTGCCAGAGAGATCGACAAAATGgcgcacaaacaaaaaaag GTACGTTTACATAATGACTGGTTTACAAAAAATGCCGAGGCTATGGACCTGGCGCTGGACGAGGACGTCATCATTGACACAACCGATGCCCAAGACATATCAGACCAGATCAACTCGAAAAGACAGCAATTGGCTGCTTTACAAAAAAAGCCAATTTTTCCCAAAGGATTTTctg GCAAATTCATTACCCAGCGGGGTGAACTTTTCCTGCCTTCCCTTGGTGCGGATCGgccaaaaaagtcaaaaagatGA
- the LOC143446398 gene encoding uncharacterized protein LOC143446398 isoform X1 yields MFTVTLLSNVFLVAVVMTWAESRMVMAAPDTAPGLESLNCSRISDDVTSQSVQSGLPFTFEFPASIQAPFLYDDYPEQSHNDSYVYYQGGDNFSFSNGLRFMVLDLDKNLLLFNESYTDEGDVPSYMVDVIGENNSINYAVVVANSNGKCAAARIQLSIAPVENQTCEGSIETSKYVIDRKVERYDLTILDCEVPDRNQPHGNGGNYTYRWFHDCAGLPDNVVTSKAHELHIQNVDFGNSGVYTCAIEHNGEVVSYVHHRVCVKAPRLTAAQLRVQCSTDRIFAKIGSTAVLECHGSLPGVNTSPIFVNVSWKKKIDDGEYDGGHSMTCKNIWSDSALSEDDTNVKCSYDIEDVPCLSRSPSAEEQKSRAIQIKMRMFIEDVHESDFGAYEVTLSTLGRDSSSSGMVTLMKNEIPRLSNNAAVFASCLGALVFLLVAAASILLLYRHRAKIQRLSRKATREQEPVTETMSI; encoded by the exons GACTCGAAAGCTTGAATTGCAGCCGAATCTCCGATGACGTAACCTCGCAATCGGTTCAGAGTGGGCTTCCCTTTACCTTTGAGTTTCCGGCATCGATTCAAGCTCCGTTCCTCTATGATGATTATCCCGAACAGAGCCATAACGATTCCTACGTGTATTATCAGGGCGGCGAcaatttcagtttttcaaaTGGACTGCGG tttatgGTTTTGGATTTGGATAAAAATCTTCTTCTTTTCAATGAAAGCTACACCGACGAAGGCGACGTTCCAAGTTATATGGTCGATGTCATAGGAGAAAACAATTCCATCAATTATGCGGTTGTAGTG GCCAACTCGAATGGAAAATGTGCGGCGGCTCGGATCCAGCTGAGCATAGCACCGGTAGAGAATCAAACCTGCGAAGGTTCCATTGAAACTTCGAAGTATGTGATTGACCGCAAAGTGGAACGCTACGATCTCACCATATTGGACTGCGAAG TTCCGGACCGTAACCAACCCCATGGAAACGGAGGCAATTACACGTACCGTTGGTTTCACGACTGCGCGGGCCTTCCAGACAACGTGGTGACTTCGAAAGCGCATGAG CTGCATATTCAAAATGTGGACTTTGGAAACTCTGGCGTCTACACATGCGCCATTGAGCATAACGGCGAGGTGGTGTCCTACGTCCATCACAGGGTTTGTGTGAAAG CTCCAAGACTGACAGCCGCCCAGCTCAGAGTCCAATGCTCCACCGACCGCATTTTCGCCAAAATTGGTAGCACGGCGGTCCTAGAATGTCACGGCAGCCTTCCCGGAGTAAATACGAGTCCTATTTTCGTGAATGTCAGCTGGAAGAAG AAAATTGACGACGGAGAATACGATGGCGGGCATTCGATGACGTGTAAGAACATTTGGTCGGACAGCGCTCTAAGCGAAGACGATACAAACGTCAAATGTTCCTA tgATATCGAAGATGTTCCCTGTTTATCCCGGAGTCCAAGCGCGGAAGAACAAAAATCCAGAGCAATCCAGATCAAAATGAGGATGTTTATAGA GGACGTCCACGAATCGGACTTCGGAGCCTACGAAGTCACGCTCTCGACGCTGGGACGCGACTCGTCCTCAAGCGGGATGGTGACTTTGATGAAGAACGAAATCCCGCGTCTAAGCAACAACGCCGCCGTCTTCGCGTCGTGCTTGGGTGCTTTAGTCTTCTTGCTCGTCGCAGCCGCATCGATCCTCCTCCTCTATCGTCATCGAGCCAAGATCCAGCGCTTGAGCCGGAAGGCTACCAGGGAGCAGGAGCCGGTCACTGAAACGATGAGTATTTGA